The DNA window ATCGGCCACGGATTCGCTCTTGCGCAAGACCCACGGCTGCTGCGCCGAAAAGTATTTGTTGGCGTCGCCGAGCATCAGCCAGACCGCTTCGAGGGCCAAGTGCATCGCCTGCGATTCGAAACCGGCCCGGACGCGTTCCAGCAACCCGTCGGCCGTCGTCAACAACTCGGTGTCGGCGGCGATCAGCTCACCGGGTTGCGGAACGACCCCATCGAGGTTCTTGGCGATCATCGACAACGACCGCTGGGCCAGGTTGCCCAGTTCGTTGGCCAGATCGGAGTTGATCCGGGTGACGATGGCGTCTTCGGTGTAGCTGCCGTCCTGACCGAACGGCACCTCCCGCAACAGGAAGTAGCGGAGTTGGTCTACGCCGAACGTCTCGATAAGGGTTGCCGGGTCGACGATGTTGCCCACCGACTTGCTCATCTTCTGCCCGCGGTTGAGCAGGAACCCGTGCGCGAAAACCCTGCGCGGCAATTCGATTCCGGCCGACATCAAAAACGCCGGCCAGTACACGGTGTGGAATCGGATGATGTCCTTACCGATCATGTGCAGGTCGGCCGGCCAGTAGCGGCGGAACTGCTCGGATTCGGTGTCCGGGTAGCCGACGCCGGTCAGGTAGTTGGTCAGCGCGTCGACCCAGACGTACATGACGTGGTCGGGATGCTCGGGCACCTGCACGCCCCAGTCGAACGAGGTGCGCGAGATCGACAAGTCGCGCAGGCCGCCCGAGACGAAGCTGACCACCTCGTTGCGTCGGACCTCGGGCCCGATGAAGTCCGGGTTGGCCTCGTAGTGGGCCAGCAGCTTGTCGGCATACGCCGAGAGCCGGAAGAAGTAGGTCTGCTCCTCGGTCCAGGTCACCGGGGCGCCGGTTTCGACGGCGATCCGGGTCCCGTCGACGAGCGCGGTCTCCGATTCGACGAAGAACCGCTCGTCGCGGACCGAATACCACCCGGAATAGGTGTCCAGATAGATGTCCCCGGCGGCCTGCATCCGTCGCCAGATCGCCTTGGAGGCCTCGATGTGGTCGGCGTCGGTCGTGCGGATAAACCGGTCGAAGGAGATGTTCAGCTTCTCCTGCAGGCGCTGGAACACGTCGGAGTTGCGCCGCGCCAGCTCGGCGGTGGGAATGCCCTCGGCCGCCGCCGTCTCGACCATCTTGAGGCCATGCTCGTCGGTGCCGGTCAGGAATCGGACGTCGAACCCGTCGAGCCGCTTGAACCGGGCGATGGCGTCGGTGGCGATGTATTCGTAGGCATGCCCGACGTGCGGATCGCCGTTGGGATACGTGATCGCGGTGGTGACGTAATAGGGCCTCATCGCCCTCAACCTTATTGGGGCCACCTTATTGTGTGCGC is part of the Mycobacterium mantenii genome and encodes:
- the metG gene encoding methionine--tRNA ligase, which encodes MRPYYVTTAITYPNGDPHVGHAYEYIATDAIARFKRLDGFDVRFLTGTDEHGLKMVETAAAEGIPTAELARRNSDVFQRLQEKLNISFDRFIRTTDADHIEASKAIWRRMQAAGDIYLDTYSGWYSVRDERFFVESETALVDGTRIAVETGAPVTWTEEQTYFFRLSAYADKLLAHYEANPDFIGPEVRRNEVVSFVSGGLRDLSISRTSFDWGVQVPEHPDHVMYVWVDALTNYLTGVGYPDTESEQFRRYWPADLHMIGKDIIRFHTVYWPAFLMSAGIELPRRVFAHGFLLNRGQKMSKSVGNIVDPATLIETFGVDQLRYFLLREVPFGQDGSYTEDAIVTRINSDLANELGNLAQRSLSMIAKNLDGVVPQPGELIAADTELLTTADGLLERVRAGFESQAMHLALEAVWLMLGDANKYFSAQQPWVLRKSESVADQARFRTVLYVTCEAVRIAALLVQPVMPESAGKLLDLLGQAHDQRTFAAAGTRLAPGTALPAPTGVFPRYQPVSQVE